The Candidatus Rokuibacteriota bacterium genome includes a region encoding these proteins:
- a CDS encoding sulfoxide reductase heme-binding subunit YedZ: protein MQWRARVLLKWGVWAVGLGPLAFLLWRAWAGSLTANPISFVTNTLGDWTLRLLLACLAMTPLRILSGWAWPVSLRRLLGLFAFFYAALHFSVWIVLDHFFDWGAMGADIVKRPYVTVGMTALTLLVPLAATSTAGMIRRLGGRAWRRLHALVYAIGVLGVLHFLWLAKKGVQDPYWYAGVLALLLGVRLWDRARRLAARGRPPLGEAALAVDPVGQSRSHS, encoded by the coding sequence ATGCAGTGGCGGGCCCGGGTCCTGCTGAAATGGGGCGTCTGGGCCGTGGGGCTCGGGCCGCTCGCCTTTCTCCTCTGGCGCGCCTGGGCGGGCAGCCTCACGGCCAATCCCATCAGCTTCGTCACCAACACGCTGGGGGACTGGACGCTCAGGCTCCTCCTGGCCTGCCTGGCCATGACGCCGCTCAGGATCCTTTCCGGCTGGGCGTGGCCCGTGTCGTTGCGGCGGCTCCTCGGCCTGTTCGCCTTCTTCTACGCGGCGCTCCACTTCTCGGTCTGGATCGTCCTCGATCACTTCTTCGACTGGGGCGCGATGGGGGCCGACATCGTGAAGCGCCCGTACGTCACGGTGGGGATGACGGCACTCACGCTCCTCGTGCCACTGGCGGCCACCTCCACGGCGGGCATGATCAGGCGGCTGGGCGGCCGGGCATGGCGGCGCCTTCACGCGCTGGTCTACGCCATCGGCGTCCTCGGGGTGCTCCACTTCCTCTGGCTGGCCAAGAAGGGCGTGCAGGATCCCTACTGGTACGCGGGGGTGCTGGCGCTCCTGCTCGGCGTGAGGCTCTGGGACAGGGCGCGGCGGCTGGCTGCCCGCGGGCGCCCCCCGCTCGGCGAAGCCGCCCTGGCGGTGGATCCCGTGGGGCAGTCTCGCTCGCACAG
- the msrP gene encoding protein-methionine-sulfoxide reductase catalytic subunit MsrP, which produces MLIRRAGRFKASEITPPQLYLQRRAFMVGAAALVLAPAGATAAPPAGQALKAPRNAALSRSESPTAFESATTYNNFYEFGVEKDDPARLAASLRTRPWAVQVDGLVARPRRLDIEEILGLAPLEERVYALRCVEGWSMVIPWIGYPLSTLLKRVEPTSPARFVEFTTLHDPEQFPGQRKGLLSFGGLDWPYVEGLRLDEALNPLTLLTVGMYGQVLPNQNGAPVRVVVPWKYGFKSAKSLVRIRLVAEQPKTAWEKAAPREYGFYSNVNPAVDHPRWSQATERRIGEFRRRKTLPFNGYADQVAGLYAGMDLKKYY; this is translated from the coding sequence ATGCTGATCAGGCGCGCCGGCAGATTCAAGGCCTCCGAGATCACGCCCCCCCAGCTCTATCTCCAGAGGCGCGCGTTCATGGTCGGGGCCGCGGCGCTCGTGCTGGCGCCTGCCGGCGCCACGGCGGCCCCCCCCGCGGGACAGGCGCTCAAGGCCCCGCGCAATGCGGCCCTGAGCCGGTCCGAATCCCCCACGGCCTTCGAGAGCGCGACCACCTACAACAACTTCTACGAGTTCGGTGTCGAGAAGGACGACCCGGCGCGCCTGGCCGCCTCCCTCCGGACTCGGCCGTGGGCGGTGCAGGTGGACGGGCTCGTGGCCCGGCCCCGGCGGCTCGACATCGAGGAGATCCTCGGGCTGGCCCCGCTGGAGGAACGCGTGTACGCGCTGCGCTGCGTGGAGGGCTGGTCGATGGTGATCCCATGGATCGGCTATCCGCTCTCGACGCTGCTGAAGCGCGTCGAGCCCACGAGCCCGGCGCGCTTCGTGGAGTTCACCACGCTGCATGACCCGGAGCAGTTCCCCGGTCAGCGCAAGGGGCTGCTGAGCTTCGGAGGCCTCGACTGGCCCTATGTCGAGGGCCTCCGTCTGGACGAGGCCCTGAACCCGCTCACCCTCCTCACGGTGGGCATGTACGGCCAGGTGCTGCCGAACCAGAACGGGGCGCCCGTCCGCGTCGTGGTCCCGTGGAAGTACGGCTTCAAGAGCGCCAAGAGCCTCGTACGGATCCGCCTCGTGGCGGAGCAGCCGAAGACGGCGTGGGAGAAGGCCGCGCCCCGCGAGTACGGCTTTTACTCCAACGTGAACCCGGCCGTGGACCACCCGCGCTGGAGCCAGGCCACGGAGCGGCGGATCGGCGAGTTCCGCCGGAGGAAGACCCTGCCGTTCAACGGCTATGCCGACCAGGTGGCCGGGCTCTACGCGGGCATGGACCTCAAGAAGTATTACTGA
- a CDS encoding M48 family metalloprotease, with translation MTIRTLVAASPLAVLLAGCSVVPPGAYYPLPSDPATSRVAGVLHRAAVAAGDDPARYSFAFVKTKVSAAFSDEEATFYFTEGLAAQPLPVVEAVVAHEVAHEVLGHIGTRRALALSISAGFTVLGVVAPGVNLVDFLVNPIAVRAFSRRQELEADRKAVEILRAMGHAAPRRVLALALSSLAAASPKPREDLGGLLASHPSLHERLAALEPLEAPLTPVAIAGPAQ, from the coding sequence ATGACCATCCGGACTCTCGTCGCCGCATCACCCCTCGCCGTGCTCCTCGCCGGCTGCTCAGTCGTGCCGCCCGGCGCCTACTACCCACTGCCGAGCGATCCCGCGACGAGCCGCGTCGCCGGGGTGCTGCATCGGGCGGCGGTGGCGGCCGGCGACGACCCGGCCCGCTATTCCTTCGCCTTCGTGAAGACGAAGGTGTCCGCGGCCTTCAGCGACGAAGAGGCCACCTTCTACTTCACCGAGGGGCTCGCCGCGCAGCCCTTGCCCGTCGTGGAGGCGGTGGTGGCGCATGAGGTGGCGCACGAGGTGCTGGGCCACATCGGCACACGGCGGGCGCTGGCGCTGTCCATCAGCGCGGGCTTCACCGTGCTCGGCGTCGTCGCGCCCGGCGTGAACCTGGTGGACTTCCTGGTCAACCCGATCGCCGTGAGGGCCTTCTCCAGGCGCCAGGAGCTCGAGGCCGATCGCAAGGCGGTGGAGATCCTGCGCGCGATGGGCCATGCTGCGCCCCGCCGCGTCCTCGCGCTGGCGCTGTCCTCCCTCGCCGCCGCGAGCCCCAAGCCCAGGGAAGATCTGGGCGGGCTACTGGCCAGCCACCCCTCGCTCCACGAGCGGCTGGCCGCTCTCGAGCCGCTGGAGGCGCCCCTGACTCCCGTCGCCATCGCCGGCCCCGCGCAGTAG
- a CDS encoding RDD family protein, translated as MTDQAGSLTRAGLGRRWAAALLDALIGLGAVALCAMWLLLGLWALRGLRRDAVEALLLLGALLPLGLALHMAYHVAFVGGCGQTPGQMALGIAVVRGHGARAGYPRALLRVLGGLLDALALWLPSAVLLLGPDRRGLADRIAGTRVVLLRGAGDGDGSQGRLQRLESGQPLVERGVAGQ; from the coding sequence GTGACTGATCAGGCAGGGTCGCTCACGCGGGCCGGGCTCGGGCGGCGCTGGGCCGCGGCTCTCCTCGACGCCCTGATCGGACTTGGCGCCGTCGCCCTCTGCGCCATGTGGCTGCTGCTGGGGCTCTGGGCGCTCCGCGGGCTGAGGCGGGACGCGGTGGAGGCCCTGCTCCTGCTGGGGGCGCTGCTCCCCCTCGGCCTGGCGCTCCACATGGCCTACCACGTCGCCTTCGTGGGTGGCTGCGGCCAGACGCCGGGGCAGATGGCGCTGGGGATCGCGGTGGTGCGGGGCCACGGCGCCCGGGCCGGGTACCCCCGCGCGCTGCTCCGCGTGCTCGGCGGCCTGCTCGACGCGCTGGCGCTCTGGCTCCCGTCGGCGGTGCTGCTGCTGGGGCCGGACAGGCGGGGGCTCGCCGACAGGATCGCCGGGACGCGGGTCGTGCTACTGCGCGGGGCCGGCGATGGCGACGGGAGTCAGGGGCGCCTCCAGCGGCTCGAGAGCGGCCAGCCGCTCGTGGAGCGAGGGGTGGCTGGCCAGTAG
- a CDS encoding transglycosylase SLT domain-containing protein, giving the protein MWGGLPVVAVAVLVGLGHSAALGAGHALPRAPATATPVRLSPEWRGRLASALAQHRNGDAKAAARDFADIAAAPTPIPEYALLLQAEALSRLGDPAGAREVALRAAEKAGNGPLLDDALLLAAREAARAGDDAGAALHYRRFLDRYPEHPESAGARYALAQALLATGRPAEGLRLLRAIWIGAPGSPQADPAQKQERLLADRGAVVLPVTTRERLDRAERLLAAGLAGTARAEAEALLRDGAAGDTVLRALRVVAEAARRTGRAEEALGAVDRALSLADAARRPPWLLERARLLQRSRPAAIAALDLLVRNHPQSPEAPEALLLKAQLLEAASLPAEAEAVYRRLAAEYPEADEAGRALWRLGWLAWLRGSLEEAALRWGRLAAVRGGSNYREAGGYWMGRAREERGDMDEASRQWAALAASAPRSYYGLLASRRMTRRPVTAPTEGAPRALSFPADPLDPLRGEPRYAKVEALRAVGLSAWADGEMEELARRAAGEPVRLFAISAAYVEDARYHLALRILRRDFLGLARAGHPWLPRAFWEMFYPLGWRTELTGAASRAALDPLFVAAVVREESSFNPRARSRVGARGLMQLMPETARPMARQRGLAFQGGEVLEEPGPNLELGTAFLAGLVREFREPRLAIAAYNAGPTRVREWWATRHGDDIDVWVEHIPFNETRAFVKRVTVSWEEYRRLYGPPAGD; this is encoded by the coding sequence ATGTGGGGGGGGCTCCCGGTGGTCGCCGTCGCGGTGCTGGTCGGCCTGGGTCACAGCGCCGCCCTCGGTGCAGGCCATGCCCTCCCCAGAGCGCCTGCGACGGCCACACCGGTGAGGCTCAGCCCCGAGTGGCGGGGGCGGCTGGCCTCCGCGCTGGCGCAGCACCGCAACGGGGATGCGAAGGCGGCCGCCCGCGACTTCGCCGACATCGCCGCAGCACCCACCCCCATCCCCGAGTATGCGCTGCTGCTCCAGGCCGAGGCGCTGTCCCGGCTCGGGGACCCCGCCGGCGCCAGAGAGGTGGCGCTCCGCGCGGCGGAGAAGGCCGGCAACGGGCCGCTCCTGGACGACGCCCTCCTGCTGGCGGCGCGGGAGGCCGCCCGGGCGGGAGACGACGCGGGGGCCGCCCTGCACTATCGCCGCTTCCTCGACCGCTATCCCGAACATCCGGAGAGCGCGGGGGCACGGTACGCCCTGGCCCAGGCGCTCCTGGCCACGGGCCGGCCGGCCGAGGGGCTCCGCCTCCTCCGGGCGATCTGGATCGGCGCTCCGGGCTCACCCCAGGCCGATCCCGCGCAGAAGCAGGAGCGGCTCCTGGCCGACCGCGGAGCGGTGGTGTTGCCCGTGACCACGCGGGAGCGGCTCGACCGCGCCGAGCGCCTCCTCGCGGCGGGACTGGCAGGGACGGCCCGCGCCGAGGCGGAGGCGCTCCTGCGGGACGGGGCGGCGGGCGACACGGTGCTGCGCGCCCTCCGCGTCGTCGCCGAGGCGGCCCGGCGTACGGGGCGCGCGGAGGAGGCCCTGGGAGCGGTGGACCGCGCGCTGTCACTGGCCGACGCGGCGAGGCGGCCCCCATGGTTGCTCGAGCGGGCGCGGCTCCTGCAGCGCTCCCGGCCTGCGGCCATTGCCGCCCTCGATCTCCTGGTTCGCAATCATCCCCAGAGCCCCGAGGCCCCGGAGGCCCTGCTCCTGAAGGCGCAGCTGCTGGAGGCCGCGTCGCTGCCGGCCGAGGCCGAGGCGGTGTACCGCCGGCTTGCTGCCGAGTATCCGGAGGCGGACGAGGCGGGGCGCGCCCTCTGGCGGCTCGGCTGGCTCGCCTGGCTCCGCGGGAGCCTCGAAGAGGCGGCGCTCCGCTGGGGGCGTCTGGCCGCCGTGCGCGGGGGCTCGAACTACCGGGAGGCCGGCGGCTACTGGATGGGGCGGGCCCGCGAGGAGCGCGGGGACATGGACGAAGCTTCCCGGCAATGGGCGGCGCTGGCGGCGAGCGCGCCGCGGAGCTACTACGGGCTGCTGGCCTCACGGCGGATGACGCGCAGGCCGGTGACCGCACCGACGGAGGGGGCGCCTCGCGCCCTGTCGTTTCCGGCCGATCCGCTTGATCCGCTCCGCGGGGAGCCCCGCTACGCCAAGGTCGAGGCCCTGCGGGCCGTGGGCCTCTCGGCCTGGGCCGACGGCGAGATGGAGGAGCTGGCCCGGCGAGCCGCCGGAGAGCCGGTGCGGCTCTTCGCCATCTCTGCCGCCTACGTCGAGGACGCGCGCTATCACCTCGCCCTTCGTATCCTGAGGCGCGACTTCCTGGGGCTGGCGCGGGCCGGGCACCCCTGGCTGCCGCGGGCGTTCTGGGAGATGTTCTATCCGCTGGGATGGCGCACGGAGCTGACCGGTGCCGCTTCCCGCGCCGCCCTCGACCCGCTCTTTGTTGCCGCGGTGGTGCGGGAGGAGTCCTCCTTCAACCCGCGGGCGCGCTCGCGCGTGGGGGCCCGCGGCCTCATGCAGCTCATGCCCGAGACGGCGCGCCCGATGGCACGGCAGCGCGGGCTCGCCTTCCAGGGCGGCGAGGTGCTGGAGGAGCCCGGCCCGAACCTCGAGCTGGGCACAGCCTTCCTGGCCGGGCTCGTCCGCGAGTTCAGGGAGCCGCGCCTCGCCATCGCCGCCTACAACGCCGGCCCCACGCGAGTGCGGGAATGGTGGGCCACGCGCCACGGGGACGATATCGATGTCTGGGTAGAGCACATCCCGTTCAACGAGACCCGGGCCTTCGTCAAGCGGGTGACCGTGTCCTGGGAGGAGTACCGGCGTCTCTACGGCCCGCCAGCCGGTGACTGA
- a CDS encoding CDP-alcohol phosphatidyltransferase family protein — MLSHYKSRFQGIGDPVARLLLRARLRPNHLTIVGLGVSCLAAWAFAEGQLRLAAVLLALSGLFDFFDGSLARMAGQESFFGAFLDSVVDRYSDLVVLLGILVLCQRAGDGPGSAFTMAGLVGTVMVSYTKARAQSIGIACEIGIMERPERLILLIAGALFNLLVPAMALLAALTHVTALQRILYTRRAARAASLHALPQ; from the coding sequence ATGCTGAGCCACTACAAGAGCCGCTTCCAGGGTATCGGCGATCCCGTGGCGCGCCTGCTCCTGCGGGCGCGCCTGAGACCCAATCACCTCACCATCGTCGGGCTCGGCGTGTCCTGTCTCGCGGCCTGGGCCTTCGCCGAGGGACAGCTCCGGCTCGCCGCGGTGCTCCTGGCGCTGTCCGGGCTCTTCGACTTCTTCGACGGCTCGCTGGCCCGGATGGCGGGCCAGGAGTCCTTCTTCGGGGCCTTTCTCGACTCCGTCGTGGACCGTTACTCCGACCTCGTGGTGCTGCTGGGCATCCTGGTTCTCTGCCAGCGCGCGGGGGACGGGCCCGGAAGCGCCTTCACCATGGCGGGTCTCGTGGGGACCGTGATGGTGAGCTACACCAAGGCGCGCGCCCAGTCCATCGGCATCGCTTGCGAGATCGGCATCATGGAGCGGCCGGAGCGCCTCATCCTGCTCATCGCGGGCGCCCTCTTCAACCTCCTGGTCCCCGCGATGGCGCTCCTCGCCGCGCTCACCCACGTCACGGCGCTGCAGCGGATCCTCTACACGCGCCGCGCCGCCCGGGCCGCTTCCCTCCACGCCCTCCCGCAGTAG
- the glnD gene encoding [protein-PII] uridylyltransferase, with protein MYRFAMTGELFRQVRRVEAQAEKGLEGAPAERTERRRRLRLELLRQHLASNVDFLRAAHLGGASGQQSVQAYAAFMDGFLATLYGLAVQDAKQEGAPPAPMVLVALGGYGRGELHPLSDLDLMVIYDGDLGPMVQRATQGLLYTLWDLGLQVGHSLRSLPDCVAMARTDFTSRTSMQQARYLVGDRRLFGRFRKVLAENVYRKDFGQFLETTLAERDQRYRKFGGSPYMGEPNVKESAGGLRDIHTAMWLASTKFGTRTLRELAEKRLITDREQRTADAALTFLWRVRNELHFLSGHKNDVLSRDVQPQIAKNFGYASDEVSLGVEKFMRDYYLHARVIHRVSRRLIARCRETLSRPRPVGRRLRQEALADGLFVLDGQLRLVEPDGRAFREDPLRLMKVFWHSHRLGAELGIDLERAVEDSLDLVDERWKASPEVRDLFLAICRDWGRVAQTLRGMHELGLLGRYLPEWAALTCLVQYDVYHRFTADQHSLLAVENLEALAPGHSAEAEGAAEVLNDVARPDLLMLGMLLHDIGKGKGHGHVAKGIPLVEELTARIGLPPEDAQAVTFLVAHHLTMSHVAQRRDIDDPKTIASLAEAAETPERLRMLYLLTVADMRAVGPGIMTGWQARILWELCARTMARLTGGRSERVNRDRVAGRVWDELGREGTRRAVLAHLAMMSERYVITTPPQRIAAHLRLVERLEEDGAAMELFHHPDLGSSELVLATRDVPGLFSLIAGTLASEGVNILSAQIHTRADGIALDTFQVNDPFGGTVTDDARWRRTLDSLHRVLRGEQAVEDLLAARRAARRAEEPVPGPPKISVDNHLSDTHTVVEVKCPDRVGLLYLITRTFATLGLDIGSARIATEIDQAYDTFYVADRQGRRLEEPAAMDRLREALEDALLKPL; from the coding sequence ATGTACCGTTTCGCCATGACGGGGGAGCTCTTTCGCCAGGTGCGGCGGGTGGAGGCCCAGGCCGAGAAGGGCCTCGAGGGCGCGCCGGCCGAGCGGACCGAGCGCCGTCGGCGGCTGCGCCTGGAGCTCCTCAGGCAGCACCTCGCCTCCAACGTCGACTTCCTCCGGGCAGCGCATCTCGGCGGCGCTTCCGGCCAGCAGTCCGTCCAGGCCTACGCCGCGTTCATGGACGGCTTCCTCGCCACGCTCTACGGCCTGGCCGTGCAGGACGCCAAGCAGGAGGGCGCGCCGCCGGCGCCCATGGTGCTCGTGGCGCTGGGCGGCTATGGCCGCGGCGAGCTGCACCCGCTCTCGGACCTCGACCTCATGGTGATCTACGACGGCGACCTGGGGCCCATGGTCCAGCGCGCCACGCAGGGCCTGCTCTACACGCTCTGGGACCTCGGGCTGCAGGTGGGCCACTCGCTGCGGAGCCTCCCCGACTGCGTGGCCATGGCCCGCACCGACTTCACGAGCCGCACCTCCATGCAGCAGGCCCGCTACCTCGTCGGCGACCGGCGGCTCTTCGGCCGCTTCCGCAAGGTGCTCGCCGAGAACGTCTACCGGAAGGACTTCGGCCAGTTCCTGGAGACGACACTCGCCGAGCGCGACCAGCGCTACCGGAAGTTCGGCGGCTCGCCGTACATGGGTGAGCCCAACGTGAAGGAGTCCGCCGGGGGGCTGCGCGACATCCACACGGCCATGTGGCTGGCCTCCACGAAGTTCGGCACGCGCACGCTGCGGGAGCTGGCGGAGAAGCGGCTCATCACCGACCGCGAGCAGCGTACGGCCGACGCGGCGCTCACCTTCCTCTGGCGCGTGCGCAACGAGCTGCACTTCCTCTCCGGCCACAAGAACGACGTGCTGTCGCGCGACGTGCAGCCGCAGATTGCCAAGAACTTCGGCTATGCGAGCGACGAGGTGTCGCTGGGCGTGGAGAAGTTCATGCGCGACTACTACCTGCACGCGCGGGTGATCCACCGCGTCTCCCGGCGGCTCATCGCCCGCTGCCGCGAGACACTCTCGCGCCCCCGCCCCGTGGGACGCCGGCTGCGGCAGGAGGCGCTGGCCGACGGGCTCTTCGTGCTCGACGGGCAGCTCCGCCTGGTGGAGCCCGACGGCCGCGCGTTCCGCGAGGATCCACTCCGGCTCATGAAGGTGTTCTGGCACTCGCACCGGCTCGGCGCCGAGCTGGGGATCGACCTCGAGCGCGCCGTGGAGGACTCGCTGGACCTCGTGGACGAGCGGTGGAAGGCCTCCCCCGAGGTGCGGGACCTCTTCCTCGCCATCTGCCGGGACTGGGGGCGGGTCGCGCAGACCCTGCGGGGGATGCACGAGCTGGGGCTCCTGGGACGCTACCTGCCCGAGTGGGCCGCGCTGACCTGCCTCGTGCAGTACGACGTCTATCACCGGTTCACCGCCGATCAGCATTCGCTGCTGGCCGTGGAGAACCTGGAGGCCCTCGCACCGGGGCACTCCGCCGAGGCCGAGGGCGCGGCGGAGGTGCTCAACGACGTCGCGCGCCCGGATCTCCTGATGCTCGGCATGCTGCTGCACGACATCGGCAAGGGGAAGGGCCACGGGCACGTGGCCAAGGGGATCCCCCTCGTCGAGGAGCTGACGGCGCGCATCGGGCTGCCGCCCGAGGACGCCCAGGCGGTGACTTTCCTCGTGGCGCACCACCTGACCATGTCGCACGTCGCCCAGCGGCGCGACATCGACGACCCGAAGACCATCGCCTCGCTGGCGGAGGCGGCGGAGACGCCCGAGCGCCTCCGCATGCTCTACCTCCTCACGGTCGCCGACATGCGGGCGGTGGGCCCGGGCATCATGACGGGCTGGCAGGCGCGGATCCTGTGGGAGCTGTGCGCGCGCACCATGGCCCGGCTCACCGGCGGCCGCTCCGAGCGCGTGAACCGGGACCGCGTGGCCGGCCGGGTCTGGGACGAGCTGGGGCGCGAGGGCACGCGGCGCGCGGTGCTGGCCCACCTGGCCATGATGTCGGAGCGCTACGTCATCACCACGCCGCCGCAGCGCATCGCCGCGCATCTGCGGCTCGTGGAGCGGCTCGAGGAGGACGGGGCGGCGATGGAGCTGTTCCACCATCCGGATCTCGGCTCCTCCGAGCTGGTCCTCGCCACGCGGGACGTACCCGGGCTCTTCTCGCTCATCGCAGGCACGCTGGCCTCCGAGGGGGTCAACATCCTCTCCGCGCAGATCCACACCCGGGCCGACGGGATCGCGCTGGACACCTTCCAGGTCAACGACCCGTTCGGCGGCACGGTGACGGACGATGCCCGGTGGCGCCGCACCCTGGATTCCCTGCACCGCGTGCTACGGGGCGAGCAGGCCGTGGAGGATCTCCTGGCGGCGCGCCGCGCCGCGCGCCGGGCCGAGGAACCCGTGCCCGGACCGCCCAAGATCTCGGTGGACAACCACCTCTCGGACACGCACACCGTGGTGGAGGTCAAGTGCCCCGACCGGGTGGGGCTCCTCTACCTCATCACCCGCACCTTCGCCACGCTCGGGCTCGATATCGGCAGCGCACGCATCGCCACGGAGATCGACCAGGCCTACGACACCTTCTACGTCGCCGACCGGCAGGGGCGCCGCCTCGAGGAGCCGGCCGCCATGGACCGGCTCCGGGAGGCCCTCGAGGATGCGCTGCTCAAGCCCCTGTAG
- the hisC gene encoding histidinol-phosphate transaminase, with protein MRRIWRAALDQVTPYEAGPSLEEIERTLAMEGVVRLSANESPLGPSPTVIEALRREARRAHLYPDGGATALRVALARALGVEPEWLIIGNGADEVVTFIGRAALDPGDEVLIPDPSFEPYATEAALGGATVVRSPLAGYHTDLDDMRRRITPRTKLVFVCTPHNPASTIVRGSMLLRFIEGLGDDPPVVVVDEAYRDFCDDPDTPDGVVLLRRFPRVIVMRTFSKIAGLAGLRVGYAIARPEVIDRLNRVRAPYNVNRFAQVAALAALEDSTHLKRTRGLVLAERPRLLAALEARGAGVAPSQANFLLVRAGEQAGPLRQALMKAGLLVRDGEGLGFPGHLRIAIGTPEQNDRVLGVWDRVLSR; from the coding sequence ATGCGACGCATCTGGCGCGCGGCGCTCGATCAGGTGACGCCCTACGAGGCGGGCCCCTCGCTCGAGGAGATCGAGCGGACCCTGGCCATGGAAGGCGTCGTGCGCCTCTCTGCCAACGAGAGCCCGCTGGGCCCCTCGCCGACCGTGATCGAGGCGCTGCGCCGGGAAGCCCGGCGCGCCCACCTCTATCCGGACGGCGGCGCCACGGCGCTGCGGGTGGCGCTCGCGCGCGCGCTGGGCGTCGAGCCCGAGTGGCTGATCATCGGCAACGGGGCCGACGAGGTGGTGACGTTCATCGGGCGCGCGGCGCTGGATCCCGGCGACGAGGTGCTGATCCCCGACCCGTCCTTCGAGCCCTACGCCACCGAGGCCGCGCTCGGCGGCGCCACCGTCGTGCGGAGCCCGCTGGCCGGCTACCACACCGACCTCGACGACATGCGCCGCCGGATCACCCCGCGCACGAAGCTCGTCTTCGTCTGCACGCCGCACAACCCGGCCTCCACCATCGTCCGCGGGAGCATGCTCCTGCGCTTCATCGAGGGGCTCGGCGACGACCCGCCCGTCGTCGTGGTGGACGAGGCCTACCGGGATTTCTGCGACGACCCGGACACGCCCGACGGCGTGGTGCTCCTGCGCCGCTTCCCGAGGGTGATCGTCATGCGGACCTTCTCGAAGATCGCGGGGCTGGCCGGACTGCGCGTGGGGTACGCCATCGCGCGGCCGGAGGTCATCGACCGCCTGAACCGGGTGCGGGCCCCCTACAATGTCAACCGGTTCGCCCAGGTGGCGGCGCTGGCGGCCCTCGAGGACTCCACCCATCTCAAGCGGACGCGCGGACTCGTCCTCGCCGAGCGCCCGCGGCTCCTGGCCGCGCTGGAGGCGCGGGGCGCCGGGGTGGCGCCGTCGCAGGCCAACTTCCTGCTGGTTCGCGCCGGCGAGCAGGCAGGGCCCCTCCGGCAAGCGCTCATGAAGGCGGGCCTCCTGGTGAGAGACGGCGAGGGGCTGGGCTTCCCGGGCCACCTGCGCATCGCGATCGGGACGCCAGAGCAGAACGACCGGGTGCTCGGGGTCTGGGACCGCGTCCTCTCCCGGTAG
- a CDS encoding P1 family peptidase: MIPGLRVGHATDLVGLTGCTAILPDRPAVGAVEISGRAAGVYGIEFLDPRHVAPTTHGVVLSGGSAFGLESIWGAMEYLEEHGVGFPVGVTVVPLVAGAIVFDLGVGDHRARPDRAMGYQAAAAARPGPVAEGNVGAGTGATVGKLHGHARAMRGGLGSAVTRRAGVTVGAVMVVNAVGDVRDPETGQLVAGARDAADGRRLIDTAAALRAGAPAPTFHTTNTTIGVVAATAALTKEEARDVARMATAGFGRALSPPHLDTDGDALFCLSVGEAPADLEAVGQAAAEVVAQAIVRAVRAAGSLPGLPAARDL, encoded by the coding sequence GTGATCCCCGGCCTCCGCGTCGGCCACGCGACGGACCTGGTGGGCCTCACGGGCTGCACGGCGATCCTCCCGGACCGGCCCGCCGTGGGCGCCGTGGAGATCTCCGGCCGCGCCGCGGGAGTCTACGGGATCGAGTTCCTCGACCCCCGCCACGTCGCGCCCACCACGCATGGCGTCGTCCTCTCCGGGGGCAGTGCCTTCGGGCTCGAGTCCATCTGGGGCGCCATGGAGTACCTCGAGGAGCACGGGGTCGGCTTCCCCGTGGGCGTCACCGTGGTGCCGCTGGTGGCCGGCGCCATCGTCTTCGACCTCGGCGTGGGCGATCACCGCGCCCGGCCCGACCGGGCCATGGGCTATCAGGCCGCTGCGGCCGCGCGGCCCGGTCCCGTCGCCGAGGGCAATGTGGGCGCCGGCACCGGCGCCACCGTGGGCAAGCTCCACGGCCACGCGCGCGCCATGCGCGGCGGACTCGGCTCGGCCGTCACGCGGCGCGCCGGGGTGACGGTCGGCGCAGTCATGGTGGTGAACGCCGTGGGGGACGTGCGCGATCCCGAGACCGGCCAGCTGGTCGCGGGGGCGCGCGATGCCGCGGACGGCCGGCGGCTCATCGACACCGCCGCGGCCTTGCGCGCAGGCGCGCCGGCGCCCACGTTCCACACCACGAACACCACCATCGGCGTCGTGGCGGCGACGGCCGCCCTCACCAAGGAGGAGGCCCGGGACGTGGCACGCATGGCCACCGCGGGCTTCGGGCGGGCCCTCTCCCCCCCGCATCTCGACACCGACGGGGATGCGCTGTTCTGCCTGTCGGTGGGGGAGGCGCCAGCCGACCTGGAGGCGGTGGGCCAGGCGGCGGCCGAGGTCGTGGCCCAGGCCATCGTGCGCGCCGTCCGCGCGGCGGGCTCCCTGCCGGGACTGCCCGCCGCGCGGGACCTCTGA